The Micromonospora siamensis genome contains the following window.
ATGGCAGCTCCCCGGCGGCGTCCTGGAGCTGGACGAGCCGATCGAGGACGGCATGCGCCGGGAAGTCGAGGAGGAGACCGGGGTACGGGTCGAGCCGGTCCGGCTCACCGGCGTCTACAAGAACATGAAGCTTGGCGTCGTCGCCCTGGTCTTCCGCGCCCAGCTCGTCGACGGGACACCCCACCCGACCGAGGAGTCAGCCGCAGTCGACTGGTGGACCTCAGAACGCGTACGCGCCGAGATGAACGAAACCTTCGCCGTCCGCATCCTTGATGCCCTGGACGCCGACGCACCGCCAGCTATCCGTCACCACGACGGCGTACGCCTCCTCAACCCAACTGGCTCACGCTGAATCGCACCGTCGCTCGGCCGCCTCCGGATCTGTCTAGTCCCACCACATATTCGACGGATCCGTCCCAGGACATGCCTGACGTCTCGCCTAGACGTCCTCTGCCGTCGGCGGTGCGAGTGGGGACCGGTTCGGGACGAAGCGGCTTGGGGCATGATCGGCGCGTGGCCAGCCGCGTAGAGAACTACCTCGCCCATCTTGATCGGCTCAGCGGGGGTGTTGAGCCCCGGTTCCTACCTGTTGCCTCCACCAAGGAAGGCATGAAGGGGGTCACCGTCATCGCTTACCGCCACCTGCCCGACGACCTGGCGACTGCCCTTACCTACGGCGTCTCGCTGGCGGAACACGCGGACTGGAAGTTGGGAAGCCCCGAGCTGTGCATCAGTGTTCGGTCCGAGGATGACCGGTGGGCCTGGGCGGTCGGCCACCTCGGAGAAGGTCTCCGCGGATCATGTCCCTTCACCTACGGCAACACCATCGACTTCGGCGAGCGGATCTCGATGGAGTCGGACATGACGGCGTTCGTCGTCGGTCCTCCAATCGTCATCGAGGCCGACGACCGCCGCATCGACGTCGGCGGACCTGGACACGAGGGGCACGACATCGTCCATCTGGTCGGCATGTACCCGATCCACGAGGCGGAGAGGCAATACATCCGCGACCACGGCCTCCAATCCTTCTGGAACCTCGACTGGGACTTCTACGACGTGAGCCGGCGGCCCGCCATCTGATTCCCCGCTGTTGAGCTTTACGGCAGCCCAGCCGCCAAAGCCCGTCAAGCATGTGCCGTGACGGGACACGGCCGCCTCCGGATCACATTGCCGAATTCCGCTCTATCAGATCAAGGCGGCCCGCAAGCGGGCCGCGCCGGCCCGGCCCCGGCCTGCTGGCGACCTCCGGCCGGCATCGGCCGGGCCGGCCGGCCACGCTCTGGGCAGCATGATGAAGGCGAAACGCGGCTGTTCCTGCGCTACGTCCCAGGGAAAGTGCAGAAGAAGTCGCCGTCTCAAGACCTCGGGGCTCCGCCCCGAACCCCGGCCCTCCTCAGAGATGCAGTCCCGGATCACCTCGCCGGGCACCACAAGGGCTACCAGCCTCCGCAGACGGGGCCAAGGTCGTTCGTCCAGTGGGGCGCTCCACCTTGTCCCCGTCTGCGGAGGCCGGAAGGTCTACGACTGCCCGACGAGGAGATCCTCCCAGGTCCCCGCATGTTCCACCCACTGGCGTGATGCGACGCCTCGCCCTCATCAAACCGGACCACAGCTCTGGGGGCCGAGAAGCTTTTCTCGGTCCGAGCCTCTTTTCGGCCCCCGAACGTTAGAAGAGTCGGGGCGTTCCTCCGGCGGAGGGATGCCGTCTGGACCAGGCGCGGGTGCTTAGCACGTCCATACGACAGAGGAGGATTGGTGAACCGCCCCCTGTGGATATGCCCGATTCGCCCACAGGACACGCACGGCCTGTCTGGTTCAGCCACTACAGTCAGGCATCGGCAACGGCAGACCTGCCCAGCACGCAGAGGGCGGGCCCATTGGGGTCGCATCCCAAGGGCCCGCCACAGGTCCCGTCCGCCAATGTCCCGCAGCGGAACCGACTCATCAAGGAGAACGAGACGCCGTGACCACGGTAACGAGAACGCCGAGGCAGGACCAGACCAGGGCCCGCCTCCAAACTGAAGCCGCGCCCATCTGGGGACTCGTCCTGGTGACCGCGCTTGCGATCGTGGCGGTGTTCTGCATCGTCCTGGTCAGCGGCTCACATGTCGGAGAGGTCGCCCAGGCGGCCATTACTGCCATCGGCGGCGTGGCCCTCGCATCGATCGGTGCATTGGGGGTTGTCGTGCGCCGTCGATCCAGCAAGAGCAGCCGTTCCTAGCGCGTAGCGGCCTTAGGTCGCTGGCTTGGCTGTACAGCCATCCGTACAGCCAAGCCAGCCGACCGACCCGGTCACGAGCGGACTCGGGTCGACAGGGCGAGCAGGTCAACGGCAGTAGCCGACGCCGACCGACAGCAGTCTTGATCTTTGCAAGGCAGGGGTTAGGGGTTCGAGTCCCCTGGGCTCCACCGAACGATACCCAAACGGATGGTCCGACGCCGCGAAGCTGCAGGCCACGGCTCACCGGGTCTCCCTCAAACCCGGTGCGGAACAACCGGCGCGGCTCGGAGTGGGATGGACGGCCAGTGGGCGAGTTGGCCTGGCCCTCTCGTGGGTATCAGGCGTGGACCGACCGTTCGATCACACCTTGAGGACATCCACGTCGTACAGCGCTATCGACGCGTCGCGGGAGGCGAGGGTCAGCCCTTCGGTGATTGCCTGTGCCACCAGCATGCGGTCGAAGGGGTCGCGGTGGTGCGAGGGCAGGCGGCCGGCGGCGATGGCGTGGGCATGGGTCACCGGGAGTTCTCGGAAGCCCATGTCCCTTACCCGCTCTGCCAGGTCGGGGGGTCCGGTGAGTTTCCCGGTGCTCTGTTTGATGGTGATCTCCCACAGGGTGACCGAGGAGAGGAAGATGTCCGGCTCGTGGCGTAGTCGGTCGAGCAGTTCGGTGCCGAGGGTGGGGTCGCCGGTGATGGCCCAGAGCGCGACGTGAGTGTCCAGCAGTAGGTTCATGCGCCAGTGCCGAAGTCGTCGGCGATTTCGGCGTTGGTCTGTGCTGAGTCCCAGTCACCGGAGAGGTCCACTTGCCCGGCGAGGGAGCCCACTGCGGTGCGGTTGGCCCGCCGGACCAGCGGTACGACCTTCGCCACCGGGGTACCCGCTCGGTCGATGATGATCTCCTCGCCGTGTTCCACCCGTTCGATGATGCGCGACAGATGGGTCTTGGCATCATGCATGTTGTAGTGCACCGCCTCAGCCGACATGGCGCGACCTCCTCGCTTAGCTAAGGGATTAGTTTAGCCTGCTTGGCCGCATGCGTCAGTGGCCTCGGCTGCTCAGGGCTGGTTCGCGAGACGCCGTCCAAGTCCGTGTTCCGGGAGAGTCAGGGTCAACGGATCACCAGGGATGGCGGCGGTGTGGTTCGCATGGTGGTGCCTCCGGCCCACCAGCACCTTCCGGCCAGCTCTCTCGACTTCCTCTGCTCGCCGGGGGATCCTCAGGCCATGTGCCGTCAGCTGAGGCAGCTGCTGGTTCGGCCTCGGACCGGGCGGGCTGGCCGGGGAGTGCCCGTGGGTGTCTTCGTCGTCCGGCCCTCTCAGCCGGGCCGGATCAGCAGCAGGACCACGGTGGCCAGGTAGATGACCGGGATGGCGACCCCTTCGAAGCCGATTCCCCGACGCTCCCGGATCACCAGCCCGGCCGCCAGCGTGGCGGTCATCAGGGTGGTCATGCCGGTGAACAGCAGCCCCGACAGATTGGCCTCGGAATAGATCGATCCGGATCGGTAGGTTCCGTCGGCGAGGAAGAGCATCAAAGAGTCGAAGGCGTTGCCGCCGAGGATGTTGCCGATGCCGAGGGTCAGTGCCCCGATGCGCACCGCCGCGATGAGGGTGATCAATTCCGGTAGCGATGTGAGCGCCGTGGTGATCGTGAAACCGACGAAGCCGCTGGGCAGACCCGAAGCGGCCACCACGCCGAGCCCGCCCTGGCCGATCAGGAAACCGGTGGCGGCCACCACGGCAGCCAGCGCGGCCAGCCGGAGCCACAACTGGCGGGTGCTCGCACCGGACGAAGCGGTGTCCGGCACATCCTCACGGGTGTCGGCGGTTCGGCGGGCGAGCCACATCGGTTCCCGGCGCAGCCGGCGTAGCAGCACCAGACCGTACAGATAGATGACGGGGATCAGCAGGCTCGCCGGATGCACCCAGAGGACGGTGAGTTCAGGCGTCGCGTACGCCACCACGGGCAGGCAGAGCAACGCCACCAGGACGAGCGACTGCAGGATGTTCTCCAGAGAC
Protein-coding sequences here:
- a CDS encoding suppressor of fused domain protein, giving the protein MASRVENYLAHLDRLSGGVEPRFLPVASTKEGMKGVTVIAYRHLPDDLATALTYGVSLAEHADWKLGSPELCISVRSEDDRWAWAVGHLGEGLRGSCPFTYGNTIDFGERISMESDMTAFVVGPPIVIEADDRRIDVGGPGHEGHDIVHLVGMYPIHEAERQYIRDHGLQSFWNLDWDFYDVSRRPAI
- a CDS encoding NUDIX hydrolase, whose translation is MTQPRHSVSVAAVIPDDQGRVLVIQRRDNGAWQLPGGVLELDEPIEDGMRREVEEETGVRVEPVRLTGVYKNMKLGVVALVFRAQLVDGTPHPTEESAAVDWWTSERVRAEMNETFAVRILDALDADAPPAIRHHDGVRLLNPTGSR
- a CDS encoding sodium:calcium antiporter, encoding MTATGTWPLVPSVIALLTALVAILFAGGALARTADELADRTGMGEAVAGALLLGAVTSLPGIATTIIGSVRQDAEFALANPIGGIAVQTVWLAIADLLYRRSNIEHAAASLENILQSLVLVALLCLPVVAYATPELTVLWVHPASLLIPVIYLYGLVLLRRLRREPMWLARRTADTREDVPDTASSGASTRQLWLRLAALAAVVAATGFLIGQGGLGVVAASGLPSGFVGFTITTALTSLPELITLIAAVRIGALTLGIGNILGGNAFDSLMLFLADGTYRSGSIYSEANLSGLLFTGMTTLMTATLAAGLVIRERRGIGFEGVAIPVIYLATVVLLLIRPG
- a CDS encoding type II toxin-antitoxin system VapC family toxin, which translates into the protein MNLLLDTHVALWAITGDPTLGTELLDRLRHEPDIFLSSVTLWEITIKQSTGKLTGPPDLAERVRDMGFRELPVTHAHAIAAGRLPSHHRDPFDRMLVAQAITEGLTLASRDASIALYDVDVLKV
- a CDS encoding type II toxin-antitoxin system Phd/YefM family antitoxin, with product MSAEAVHYNMHDAKTHLSRIIERVEHGEEIIIDRAGTPVAKVVPLVRRANRTAVGSLAGQVDLSGDWDSAQTNAEIADDFGTGA